One Salarias fasciatus chromosome 22, fSalaFa1.1, whole genome shotgun sequence DNA segment encodes these proteins:
- the LOC115409845 gene encoding uncharacterized protein LOC115409845 isoform X1, producing MPRGKGYRRSEAAKLRLTGRRQDPEVRFGSTTFKALRGTGYRHPVLSWPTSPFTDKSHKLVVPAHSPDKKFILVVGDSHLRALVDGFVQMPEGCLSFGFMSTPGASAAQLRTEVEHAVLPQIPEAVCLLAPGNDLTASQTIEEAAKEFRRLLYSICKRWPNVCVLDFPRRLTMTMDHQKLLSQEYHRVAARMGIRYLDTDSHFPTCHRELWCSDGVHLSDSDGMPILSQLLWTAAYLQLNETVPEPEVPARSSLPVPQHLPQVVETPSEWTVVRPRRKTTRPADLDGPSAVKKRVVEQEGNVVLKECSVVLNPVRFSRELLDVLGDGNVPAPVSKPFPAQQKKTVRQRRPRTVASQKRVIESEEEGPVLVAKTSPIPSPVRVATVMEKASKPPSDQSLENTRKTTRPADLDGPGSDNKRVVDHEKTVRECCPRAVASQKRVINPKEEGTVLVAKSSPIPLPICFGTVTELDLQTIRPADLDGPGSDNKRVVDHEKTVRERCPRAVASQKRVINPKEEGPVLVAKTSPIPSPVRVATVMEKASKPPSDQSLENTRKTTRPADLDGPSAAKKRVVEQEGNVVLKECSIMLNPVRFSRELLDVLDNGDVPAPVSKPVPAHQKKTVRERRPRAVASQKSLIEPEERTMDQQVEVVRQAEDVQQGCDADRTPVDHVDDNDTPTSSDAAHDVQDHVKCDHVRSFIRGSFNQGNPRFGENKGKQCATNSITAVMTNVLKSAWTWTTTDLDNVLVNGNDLYTYVKDKHKVSVLEGKGYILVKELPTEYELLDKKFCLEYMESLSGHIDVEEYHPAVQDYVMPLDVAFQRAMLNADACLLNIKKNICAVLKQRDQFAVFDPHARGADGGLQHDGTSIVACYDTLDAVYTHITNLVHSLYVNAAPDSVKPFEVTGVKVVVVSSQTVTEAADHEQQSETGTDETEQQSEAGIGSDETEQQSETLTEADDIDESSVCLVSETNASNVTFKCLTLADKRRICTKLDIVPSLSCEDVVADCLDIEQPQPCTTIDIQGDGNCFFRSLSYVFSGLESHHRTVRLAVVKHVEQNPDVYRNVVREQFTSVQQYVNDSRMKYVGTWATEVEIQAAANLFNVDIYTYSEQKWLKYGSSGAAARNKAIYIKHCNECHYEPIECVKDISGKCFSLRTLGETNHGKSRSDVISTPKACNKKQKREERKKYADNSEFRQCKIMKVQQRYSTDSTYRQKLQQASVNKYATNEEHKVKIIKAIKDQYSTNEQFRAKVIQRGVQKYASDEQFRAKVIQRGVQKYASDEQFRAKVIKTSVQKYASDEQFRAKVIQRGVQKYASDDHVRAKFKHGSISKYASSPGHRAQVKQYGVKKYKSNAVYAQSIKKRNQEKRLNDILKKHDIDFVIEQFREMVKQGPKYVCCVCHKLLFQRQVLECNKERYEKKGAAVAAVADKCITLTYLHQCGDKCTADCTVKLTHVGKLWICHGCNSKIICGKVPDQSVINNLQLDPIPQELNTLNPLEQHLIAPHIPFMKLVALPKGGQNGVHGPVTCVPSNTNAVNVLPRLENQDLMIRVKLKRKLSYKGHYEYQYVNTSKVHSALENLKQNNKWYKDVEINTDWTNPLEKDTNDDDKMDDAEDFDTQDEHINDQQQHGMYLDTCMQPVDVAQEVLDHHFDSVLSVAPAEGNTPVRLLTDVSNEAKCFPALFPKGTGTFHDTRPHKLTLSRYLNARILNADGRFGSNVEYIFYAQYLSEINQVVSNVSIALRKGHHGGESSQITSSMLASTDFVNNVLRCDMGYKFLKPIRGTPVFWQRVQKDLFAMVKQLGIPTWFCSFSSADLRWTELMQTFMEVQNVQGNVDEMDWSQKCNLLNNNPVTAARMFDHRFRSFLHDVIMSPAQPIGKIIDYFYRVEFQQRGSPHTHCLFWVENAPKIGRNTDQEVIDFIDKYVTCDLPPESDDLHEVVSSVQMHSKKHSKSCKKKGTPCRFNFPRPPSNKTFLCKAKTEQQQQQQQQEQQDNSNGAQQQTDVKTTDPATVAKEIIRKVKVALSNEEATFDSVDALFSSMGIDQSVFEKAMQLTTKKTSVVLKRNVDDVWVNQYNKDLLRCWNANLDIQFVCDAYACVVYIISYISKAEREMGLLLKHAQNEVKTKENVDAKQALNKLGSVFLHNREVSAQESVYRLTNMRLKECSRNVVFVPTGDNIVRMSLPLNVIQKRAEQEDLNSDKIWMTSITDRYKSRPKTDEFKDMCLASFASEYRVVPKSEKCQKNVIKLGNDCGLVKKRTRTNAAVVRYARFSQTEYPEKHYQSLLQLFLPHYTDQQVKPKQFVSFQEFYNTGSVTTSRNELKSVKEVVDLNRSKFEKEAKALELCEEALECDGFPEDAWADLCPEAELERLESVEEMTANKDLFPTERDVIPDLQPETTPVSIEFPKQKMSHSEAQTIMRSLNELQSQVFYTIQKWCLDTVNGHNPAPFHVFLSGGAGTGKSHLIKALYYEATRLLARLSHNPDAVHVLLTAPTGVAAYNINATTIHNTFAIPTNVSLPYQPLKEEKVNTLRAALRDLKILIIDEISMVDHKLLAYIHGRVRQIKQSGDFAPFGNVSVIAVGDFYQLPPVKGKPLYTDQAGIDLWGSTFKHVELTEIVRQKNQDFAVTLNRIRKHKKGDKLNAQDEKLLKQCQTGVGDDTEDLHIFATNSDVDAHNFKMLHKVCSDVVQIKAQDFEKNPQTGRFAQKTTSHAFNKHTHLSALLSIAPNARVMLIKNIDTCDGLVNGVLGTVSLIKCDEKTKVPKLIYVKFDDDRIGSKLRAKFPCTVPGLQNATPVGLDEDKVPYRGGIRRQFPLRLAWACTIHKVQGLTLEKAVVSFKKIFSAGQAYVALSRVTSIENLIIQDFKATAIYAKTDIDDCLQKMGNYIETPLTRPDASLKVCLLNIQGLQAHIADLKHDRRMLDADLLCLTETWLQHNTAQGNIDMAGWTFHCKARSQSYSNQGAFSALQKQQHGGVGFYHKNHIISNIINLPCSELEAIIFNIQPMNHNYIVLYRPPSYQISLFKQNLSAVVSHFNALSGGKIIMGDFNDNAVVSKSMENFMTQHGYSQIVTCPTTENGTLIDHVYIKDIDAATVEIQLMSTYYSYHECLCIHFK from the exons ATGCCCAGGGGCAAAGGTTACAGACGGTCTGAAGCTGCGAAGCTGAGGCTCACTGGGCGCCGCCAGGATCCGGAAGTGCGATTTGGCAGTACCACCTTTAAAGCAC TCCGTGGTACAGGGTACCGCCATCCGGTTCTGAGCTGGCCAACTTCACCGTTCACAGACAAGAGCCATAAGTTGGTTGTACCAGCTCACTCCCCAGACAAAAAG TTCATTCTGGTTGTTGGGGACTCTCATCTACGTGCACTGGTAGATGGGTTCGTCCAGATGCCAGAGGGATGCTTGTCCTTTGGCTTCATGTCAACGCCGGGGGCCTCAGCAGCGCAGCTGAGGACTGAGGTTGAACACGCTGTTCTCCCTCAGATCCCAGAGGCAGTCTGTCTGTTGGCTCCTGGCAATGACTTGACTGCCAGCCAGACCATTGAGGAAGCTGCAAAGGAGTTCAGGAGGCTCCTGTACTCCATTTGCAAGCGCTGGCCAAAT gtgtgtgtcctggatTTCCCCCGGCGCCTGACCATGACCATGGACCACCAGAAACTTCTGAGCCAGGAGTACCATCGTGTTGCAGCACGGATGG GAATCCGCTACTTGGACACTGATTCCCATTTCCCCACGTGCCACCGAGAACTGTGGTGCAGTGATGgt GTTCACCTCAGTGACAGTGACGGAATGCCCATTCTGTCACAGCTGCTCTGGACGGCTGCCTACCTGCAGCTGAATGAGACAGTGCCAGAGCCAGAGGTCCCAGCAAGGTCGTCACTCCCTGTTCCTCAGCACCTCCCCCAGGTGGTTGAGACACCCTCAGAGTGGACAGTCGTTAGACCACGCAGGAAG ACGACGCGACCAGCTGACCTTGATGGGCCCAGTGCTGTTAAAAAGAGAGTGGTTGAGCAGGAG GGGAACGTGGTGCTGAAGGAATGTTCTGTCGTGCTAAATCCTGTGAGGTTCAGCAGAGAACTCCTGGATGTGTTGGGAGATGGAaatgttcctgctcctgtttcCAAACCATTTCCGGCACAGCAGAAG AAAACTGTGAGACAACGTCGGCCAAGAACTGTTGCCTCCCAGAAGAGGGTGATCGAGTCAGAG gAGGAAGGACCTGTGCTGGTGGCCAAGACTTCTCCCATCCCATCGCCTGTTCGTGTTGCTACAGTGATGGAGAAGGCCAGCAAACCTCCTTCTGATCAGTCACTGGAAAACACCAGGAAG ACAACCCGACCAGCTGACCTTGATGGGCCTGGTTCTGACAATAAGAGAGTGGTTGACCACGAG aaGACTGTGAGGGAATGTTGCCCAAGAGCTGTTGCCTCCCAGAAGAGGGTGATCAATCCAAAG GAAGAGGGAACTGTGCTGGTGGCCAAGTCTTCTCCCATCCCATTGCCGATCTGTTTTGGTACAGTGACTGAGCTGGATTTACAGACGATCCGACCAGCTGACCTTGATGGGCCTGGTTCTGACAATAAGAGAGTGGTTGACCACGAG aaGACTGTGAGGGAACGTTGCCCAAGAGCTGTTGCCTCCCAGAAGAGGGTGATCAATCCAAAG gAGGAAGGACCTGTGCTGGTGGCCAAGACTTCTCCCATCCCATCGCCTGTTCGTGTTGCTACAGTGATGGAGAAGGCCAGCAAACCTCCTTCTGATCAGTCACTGGAAAACACCAGGAAG ACGACCAGACCAGCTGACCTTGATGGGCCCAGTGCTGCTAAAAAGAGGGTCGTTGAGCAGGAG GGGAACGTGGTGCTGAAGGAATGTTCTATCATGCTAAATCCTGTGAGGTTCAGCAGAGAACTCCTGGATGTGTTGGACAATGGcgatgttcctgctcctgtttcCAAACCAGTTCCAGCACACCAGAAG AAGACTGTGAGGGAACGTCGCCCAAGAGCTGTTGCCTCCCAGAAGAGCCTGATTGAGCCAGAG GAGCGAACCATGGACCAGCAGGTCGAGGTTGTGCGGCAGGCAGAGGATGTGCAGCAG GGCTGTGATGCAGACAGAACACCAGTGGACCACGTGGATGACAATGATACTCCCACTTCGTCTGATGCCGCCCATGATGTCCAGGATCACGTGAAATGTGACCATGTCAGGTCTTTTATTCGTGGGTCATTTAATCAGGGCAATCCACGTTTTGGTGAAAACAAAGGGAAGCAATGTGCCACAAATAGTATCACTGCAGTTATGACTAATGTGTTAAAGAGTGCTTGGACTTGGACAACGACTGACCTGGACAATGTTTTGGTGAATGGTAATGACTTGTACACTTACGTGAAGGACAAGCACAAGGTTAGTGTTTTAGAAGGTAAAGGTTACATTTTGGTGAAAGAGCTGCCTACAGAGTATGAGTTACTTGACAAAAAGTTTTGTTTGGAATACATGGAGTCATTAAGTGGACACATTGATGTAGAAGAGTATCACCCTGCTGTTCAGGATTATGTCATGCCTCTAGATGTTGCTTTCCAGAGGGCCATGCTTAATGCAGATGCTTGTTTGTTGAACATCAAGAAGAATATCTGTGCGGTTCTTAAGCAACGGGATCAGTTTGCCGTGTTTGATCCACACGCACGTGGTGCTGATGGTGGTTTGCAACATGATGGCACTAGCATTGTTGCATGCTATGATACACTGGATGCAGTCTACACACACATCACCAACCTTGTACACTCACTATATGTGAATGCTGCACCTGATAGTGTAAAGCCTTTTGAAGTCACTGGTGTTAAGGTTGTTGTTGTATCATCACAGACAGTGACAGAGGCAGCAGATCATGAGCAGCAGTCTGAAACAGGGACAGATGAGACTGAGCAGCAGTCTGAAGCAGGGATAGGATCAGATGAGACTGAGCAGCAgtctgaaacactgacagaggCTGATGACATTGATGAATCATCAGTTTGTTTAGTGTCTGAGACAAATGCCAGCAATGTAACATTTAAGTGTTTGACATTAGCCGACAAAAGGAGAATCTGCACCAAACTTGACATTGTGCCCAGTTTGAGTTGTGAGGATGTTGTTGCTGATTGTTTAGATATTGAACAGCCACAACCATGTACTACCATTGACATTCAGGGAGATGGTAATTGTTTCTTTCGATCTCTGTCATATGTCTTTAGTGGTCTCGAGTCACATCATAGAACTGTTCGCTTAGCTGTTGTGAAGCATGTTGAACAGAATCCTGATGTGTACCGTAATGTTGTTAGAGAACAGTTTACGTCTGTTCAGCAGTATGTTAATGATTCGCGCATGAAATATGTTGGTACTTGGGCTACGGAAGTTGAAATTCAGGCTGCTGCAAATTTGTTTAATGTTGACATTTATACATATAGTGAGCAGAAGTGGTTAAAGTACGGTTCAAGTGGTGCAGCAGCTAGAAACAAAGCGATTTATATCAAACACTGCAATGAATGTCATTATGAACCCATTGAATGTGTGAAAGATATCTCTGGTAAATGTTTTAGTTTAAGAACCTTGGGTGAAACTAACCATGGAAAGTCGAGATCTGATGTCATTTCCACTCCTAAAGCTTGTAATAAGAagcagaagagagaagagaggaagaaatatGCTGATAACAGTGAATTTAGGCAATGTAAAATAATGAAAGTACAACAGAGATATTCAACTGACAGTACATATAGACAAAAACTACAGCAGGCTAGTGTTAATAAGTATGCTACAAATGAAGAACACAAAGTTAAGATTATAAAAGCTATTAAAGATCAATATTCTACCAATGAGCAGTTTAGAGCAAAGGTAATACAGAGGGGTGTACAGAAATACGCTTCAGATGAGCAGTTTAGAGCAAAAGTAATACAGAGGGGTGTACAGAAATACGCTTCAGATGAGCAGTTTAGAGCAAAAGTAATAAAGACAAGTGTACAAAAATACGCTTCAGATGAGCAGTTTAGAGCAAAAGTAATACAGAGGGGTGTACAAAAATATGCTTCAGATGATCATGTCAGAGCTAAATTTAAACATGGGAGCATTTCAAAATATGCCAGTTCTCCTGGGCATCGTGCTCAAGTTAAACAATATGGCGTTAAAAAGTATAAATCAAACGCAGTGTATGCCCAGTCTATAAAGAAGCGCAACCAGGAAAAAAGACTTAATGACattctgaaaaaacatgatattGATTTTGTTATTGAACAATTTAGAGAAATGGTTAAACAGGGGCCAAAATATGTTTGCTGTGTCTGTCATAAATTATTGTTCCAACGTCAGGTACTTGAATGTAATAAAGAACGTTATGAAAAGAAGGGAGCTGCAGTAGCTGCAGTAGCAGATAAATGCATAACTTTAACATATCTTCATCAATGTGGTGATAAATGTACTGCAGACTGCACTGTAAAGTTGACACATGTTGGCAAACTGTGGATTTGTCATGGCTGCAACAGCAAAATAATTTGTGGAAAAGTACCTGATCAAAGTGTAATTAATAATCTGCAATTAGATCCTATTCCACAAGAACTCAATACACTAAACCCTTTAGAACAGCATTTAATAGCACCGCATATTCCCTTCATGAAGCTAGTAGCTCTACCCAAGGGAGGACAAAATGGCGTCCACGGTCCTGTGACCTGTGTTCCATCAAACACCAATGCTGTTAATGTGCTTCCTAGGTTAGAAAATCAGGATTTAATGATTCGAGTTAAATTAAAAAGGAAACTCTCCTACAAAGGACATTATGAATATCAATATGTCAACACAAGTAAAGTTCATAGTGCACTGGAAAACTTAAAACAGAATAACAAATGGTATAAAGATGTGGAAATTAATACTGATTGGACAAATCCGCttgaaaaagacacaaatgatgatgataaaatgGACGACGCTGAAGATTTCGACACACAGGACGAGCACATtaatgaccagcagcagcatggcatGTACTTGGACACATGTATGCAGCCAGTAGATGTTGCACAGGAAGTACTGGATCACCATTTTGACAGTGTTCTATCAGTAGCCCCAGCAGAAGGTAACACTCCTGTACGTTTGCTTACAGATGTCAGCAATGAGGCTAaatgttttcctgctctctTCCCAAAGGGAACTGGTACTTTTCATGACACCAGACCGCACAAGTTGACACTGAGTCGCTATCTAAATGCTAGAATTCTTAATGCTGATGGTCGATTTGGCAGTAATGTAGAGTACATCTTTTATGCACAGTACTTATCAGAAATTAATCAAGTTGTGTCAAATGTTTCTATAGCATTAAGAAAAGGGCATCATGGAGGAGAGAGCAGTCAGATTACATCCTCAATGCTTGCTAGTACAGACTTTGTAAATAATGTGCTACGTTGTGACATGGGCTACAAATTTCTGAAACCTATACGTGGAACACCTGTCTTTTGGCAGCGAGTCCAGAAAGACTTGTTTGCTATGGTCAAGCAGCTCGGTATTCCTACCTggttctgttccttttcatcaGCAGATTTACGTTGGACAGAATTGATGCAAACTTTTATGGAAGTGCAAAATGTTCAAGGCAATGTAGATGAGATGGACTGGTCCCAAAAATGTAATTTGCTCAACAATAATCCTGTCACAGCAGCAAGAATGTTTGACCATAGGTTTCGTTCTTTTCTACACGACGTGATCATGTCTCCTGCTCAGCCAATCGGTAAGATTATTGACTACTTTTATCGTGTTGAGTTTCAGCAGCGTggatctccacacacacattgcttGTTTTGGGTGGAGAATGCACCGAAGATTGGCAGGAACACAGATCAGGAGGTCATAGACTTTATTGATAAATATGTAACATGTGACCTCCCACCTGAAAGTGATGATCTGCATGAGGTTGTGTCCAGTGTTCAAATGCACAGCAAGAAACACTCTAAAAGTTGTAAAAAGAAGGGCACACCATGCAGGTTTAATTTTCCGCGACCTCCaagcaacaaaacatttttgtgtaaggcaaaaacagagcagcagcaacaacagcagcagcaagagCAACAGGATAACTCTAACGGAGCACAGCAGCAAACTGATGTTAAAACAACTGACCCAGCGACAGTAGCAAAAGAGATCATCAGGAAAGTTAAAGTCgctctttcaaatgaagaagCAACCTTTGACAGTGTTGATGCTCTCTTTAGCTCCATGGGTATCGATCAGTCAGTGTTTGAAAAGGCTATGCAGTTAACTACCAAAAAAACTAGCGTCGTTCTTAAACGAAATGTCGATGACGTTTGGGTAAATCAATACAACAAAGATCTCTTGCGTTGTTGGAATGCAAATTTAGACATTCAGTTTGTATGTGATGCATATGCCTGTGTAGTATATATCATCTCCTATATATCAAAAGCAGAAAGGGAAATGGGTTTGCTACTTAAACATGCACAGAATGAggtgaaaacaaaggaaaatgttGATGCAAAACAGGCCCTTAACAAGTTAGGAAGTGTTTTTTTGCATAATAGAGAAGTATCTGCCCAAGAAAGTGTATATCGTCTCACCAACATGCGATTAAAGGAGTGCTCCAGAAATGTCGTATTTGTTCCAACCGGAGACAATATAGTCAGGATGAGTCTTCCTCTCAATGTAATTCAGAAGAGAGCAGAACAAGAAGACCTTAACTCGGACAAAATCTGGATGACCAGCATTACTGATCGTTACAAAAGCAGACCTAAAACAGATGAGTTTAAAGACATGTGTCTCGCTAGTTTTGCTTCAGAATACAGAGTTGTGCccaaaagtgaaaaatgtcaaaagaatGTGATTAAACTGGGTAATGACTGTGGTTTGGTAAAAAAGAGGACGAGGACAAATGCGGCTGTTGTGAGATATGCTCGCTTCTCTCAAACAGAATATCCTGAAAAGCACTATCAAAGCTTGCTTCAGCTGTTCTTGCCTCATTATACAGACCAACAGGTGAAACCCAAACAGTTTGTATCCTTTCAAGAGTTTTACAACACTGGTTCTGTCACCACCAGCAGGAATGAACTTAAATCTGTAAAAGAAGTGGTTGATTTGAACAGGTCCAAGTTTGAAAAAGAAGCTAAAGCACTGGAACTCTGTGAAGAAGCCTTAGAATGTGATGGCTTCCCAGAAGACGCTTGGGCTGATCTATGTCCTGAAGCAGAACTAGAACGATTAGAAAGTGTGGAGGAAATGACTGCTAACAAAGACTTGTTTCCTACGGAAAGAGACGTTATTCCAGATTTACAACCAGAAACAACACCTGTGTCCATAGAGTTcccaaaacagaaaatgagtcATTCTGAAGCGCAAACTATCATGAGATCTCTGAATGAGCTACAGTCACAGGTGTTTTACACAATACAGAAGTGGTGCTTGGATACAGTAAACGGTCACAATCCTGCACCTTTTCATGTCTTCCTTTCGGGCGGGGCGGGCACAGGCAAATCCCACTTGATTAAAGCTTTGTACTACGAGGCCACAAGACTGTTAGCCAGACTGTCACATAATCCAGATGCCGTTCATGTTTTGCTTACTGCTCCTACAGGTGTAGCTGCTTATAACATTAATGCTACTACAATACACAACACCTTTGCTATCCCTACTAATGTGTCATTGCCGTATCAGCCactaaaagaggaaaaagtcaaTACTTTAAGAGCTGCTTTGAGAGATCTCAAAATATTGATCATTGACGAAATTTCCATGGTTGATCACAAATTACTGGCATACATACATGGCAGAGTGAGGCAAATTAAACAATCTGGCGACTTTGCTCCCTTTGGTAATGTGTCTGTAATAGCTGTTGGAGATTTTTACCAGCTTCCGCCGGTAAAAGGAAAACCTCTTTACACAGACCAAGCAGGGATCGACCTATGGGGCAGTACGTTTAAACATGTAGAGCTGACAGAAATAGTGCGACAGAAAAATCAAGACTTTGCTGTGACACTAAATCGCatcagaaaacataaaaaaggagACAAACTCAACGCCCAAGAtgaaaaactgttaaaacaatGTCAGACTGGCGTGGGTGATGACACAGAGGACCTTCACATTTTTGCAACAAACAGTGACGTAGATGCCCACAACTTTAAGATGTTACACAAGGTATGTTCAGATGTTGTCCAGATTAAAGCACAGGACTTTGAGAAAAATCCTCAAACAGGACGATTTGCCCAAAAGACAACTTCACATGCtttcaacaaacacacacatttaagtGCATTGTTGAGTATCGCTCCAAACGCTCGTGTTATGCTCATTAAAAACATAGACACTTGTGATGGTCTTGTTAATGGAGTCCTTGGCACTGTTTCTCTTATCAAATGTGATGAGAAAACCAAAGTCCCAAAACTTATCTACGTGAAATTTGATGACGACAGGATTGGCAGTAAATTAAGAGCTAAATTTCCTTGTACAGTGCCTGGTCTTCAAAACGCCACACCGGTTGGGCTTGACGAAGACAAAGTCCCCTACAGAGGTGGAATTAGACGACAGTTTCCCTTGCGTCTAGCATGGGCTTGCACAATCCATAAAGTGCAAGGCTTAACGTTAGAGAAAGCAGTGGTGTCCTTTAAAAAGATTTTCTCTGCTGGCCAAGCTTACGTCGCTTTAAGCCGCGTTACATCTATAGAGAATCTTATTATTCAGGATTTTAAAGCCACTGCTATTTATGCAAAAACAGACATAGATGATTGTTTGCAGAAAATGGGAAACTACATTGAGACTCCATTAACAAGACCAGATGCCTCTCTGAAAGTCTGCTTACTTAATATCCAAGGCTTACAAGCACACATAGCAGACCTGAAACACGACCGCAGGATGTTAGATGCTGACTTGCTGTGTCTCACAGAAACATggctgcaacacaacacagcacaggGTAACATTGACATGGCAggatggacatttcactgtaaagcgAGGTCCCAATCCTACAGTAACCAGGGAGCTTTTTCTGCTTTACAGAAGCAACAGCATGGCGGTGTTGGCTTTTATCATAAAAACCACATCATTTCCAACATTATCAATCTGCCATGCAGTGAGTTGGAAGCAATAATTTTTAACATTCAGCCTATGAACCATAATTACATAGTGCTGTACAGACCACCATCATACCAAATTAGCCTGTTTAAACAAAACCTCAGTGCTGTAGTCAGTCACTTTAATGCATTATCAGGAGGTAAAATAATAATGGGCGACTTTAATGATAATGCTGTTGTGTCAAAGTCTATGGAGAACTTCATGACACAACATGGCTACAGTCAAATCGTTACTTGTCCGACAACAGAGAACGGTACACTGATTGATCATGTTTACATTAAAGATATCGACGCTGCAACTGTCGAAATCCAACTGATGTCAACATACTACAGTTACCATGAATGCCTTTGTATTCATTTTAAGTAG